The following are from one region of the Polyangiaceae bacterium genome:
- a CDS encoding response regulator transcription factor: protein MELPKTILIIEDEPHIVLGLSDALEFEGFRVVVAKTGKEGVTLARHERPNVVLLDLMLPDMNGYQVCEELRRFDAFMPVIMLTARSQEADKIRGLDAGADDYVTKPFSVGELIARIRALFRRINRPSETLVFRVGNASVNVSSHTLLRDGEKEESLSFYEVELLRFLHERQGQPVSREEILNKVWGVDANPSNRTIDNYVVKLRKKLEKRPEKPQHILTVYGYGYKLVP from the coding sequence ATGGAGCTCCCGAAGACGATCCTGATCATCGAAGACGAGCCCCACATCGTCCTCGGGCTCTCGGATGCGCTCGAGTTCGAGGGCTTTCGCGTGGTCGTCGCCAAGACGGGCAAAGAGGGCGTCACGTTGGCGCGCCATGAGCGCCCCAACGTGGTGCTCCTCGATCTGATGCTGCCGGACATGAACGGCTACCAGGTGTGCGAGGAGCTCCGGCGTTTCGACGCCTTCATGCCGGTGATCATGCTCACCGCCCGCAGTCAGGAGGCCGACAAGATCCGCGGCCTGGACGCCGGAGCGGACGACTACGTCACCAAGCCGTTCAGCGTCGGTGAGCTCATCGCCCGCATTCGCGCGCTGTTTCGTCGCATCAACCGTCCGAGCGAGACCCTGGTCTTTCGCGTGGGCAATGCCAGCGTGAACGTGAGCTCCCACACGCTCCTGCGCGACGGCGAGAAAGAGGAATCCCTGAGCTTCTACGAGGTCGAGCTCCTCCGCTTCCTGCACGAGCGCCAGGGCCAACCCGTGAGCCGCGAGGAAATCCTGAACAAGGTGTGGGGCGTCGACGCCAACCCGTCGAACCGCACCATCGACAACTACGTGGTCAAGCTCCGCAAGAAGCTCGAGAAGCGCCCGGAAAAGCCGCAACACATCCTCACCGTCTACGGCTACGGCTACAAACTCGTCCCCTGA
- a CDS encoding M23 family metallopeptidase — MEPLVKAALLAASLSAVVRAAEVGQAPLGQPQLLVESAADAQKGLSAQCPADTLPDGRVCIPVPRTSSGEALVAEQAGHRDKTGQWRIYDQIPRRPDRPKSYRAYRYPVPLTEGQAFVASGYDLDRPDAEQRRGENLKAIGHGGIDIAQKRGTEVRLVNLEHQVGDAEVLFVGELFGNSVVTRHAVREGGRLRDYVVIYGHLDGPAPGIARGMNAREGSLLGFVGDSGAPGDVHLHLEVRRVRDGVNAADLSARGITQNAKTVVCDPRNVLPLGKS, encoded by the coding sequence GTGGAGCCCCTGGTCAAAGCTGCGCTATTGGCGGCCTCGCTGTCCGCGGTGGTGCGGGCCGCGGAGGTGGGGCAGGCACCCCTCGGGCAGCCTCAGCTGCTGGTGGAAAGCGCCGCTGACGCCCAAAAAGGCCTGTCCGCGCAGTGCCCCGCGGACACCCTGCCGGACGGTCGGGTGTGCATTCCGGTGCCTCGGACCAGCTCCGGGGAGGCGCTGGTCGCCGAGCAGGCCGGGCACCGCGACAAGACCGGGCAGTGGCGCATCTACGATCAGATCCCACGGCGGCCGGATCGCCCGAAGAGCTACCGCGCGTACCGCTATCCCGTACCCCTCACGGAAGGGCAGGCCTTCGTGGCCAGCGGCTACGATCTGGATCGCCCGGATGCCGAGCAGCGCCGCGGCGAGAACCTCAAGGCCATCGGCCATGGCGGCATCGACATCGCGCAGAAGCGCGGCACCGAAGTGCGTCTGGTGAACCTCGAGCATCAGGTGGGGGACGCCGAGGTGCTGTTCGTCGGCGAGCTGTTCGGCAACTCCGTGGTCACGCGCCACGCCGTCCGTGAAGGGGGGCGTTTGCGGGACTATGTCGTCATCTACGGACACCTTGATGGACCCGCGCCCGGCATTGCGCGCGGAATGAACGCGCGCGAGGGCTCGCTGCTCGGGTTTGTCGGAGACTCGGGCGCACCCGGGGACGTGCATTTGCACCTCGAGGTGCGCCGTGTGCGGGACGGAGTGAATGCCGCAGATCTCAGCGCGAGGGGCATCACGCAAAACGCCAAGACGGTGGTGTGCGACCCGCGCAATGTGCTGCCGCTCGGCAAGAGCTGA
- a CDS encoding class I SAM-dependent methyltransferase, whose amino-acid sequence METFVVPRYLSFFGELLLEMVLAGEGARFAHLGCRTGYPDKQLYEINGGSTVVGVDPSAAALELARNKAAALGEVPIEYVEATDFPTGLEAQTFSHTVCLHPVGSTEARLDLYREMHRLLYPGGQALVALPLRGSFQEVADLLREYALKQDEGELGRVVEESIAARHTIETLSEELESVGLDDVDVEIRQTALAFDSGRAFIEDPVSRLLVLPEVKSYLPGHDLEKPLEYIRDAIDKYWSEGKFELTLNVGCASARRLE is encoded by the coding sequence ATGGAGACCTTCGTCGTGCCGCGCTATCTCTCCTTCTTCGGCGAGCTCTTGTTGGAGATGGTGCTGGCGGGGGAAGGCGCTCGCTTCGCGCATCTCGGGTGCCGCACGGGCTATCCGGACAAGCAGCTGTACGAGATCAACGGGGGCTCCACGGTGGTGGGCGTGGATCCTTCCGCGGCGGCGCTGGAGCTGGCCCGCAACAAGGCGGCTGCCCTGGGGGAAGTTCCCATCGAGTACGTGGAAGCGACGGACTTCCCCACGGGGCTCGAAGCGCAGACGTTCTCGCACACCGTGTGCCTCCATCCGGTGGGCTCCACGGAGGCGCGCCTGGATCTGTACCGTGAGATGCATCGGCTGCTGTACCCGGGAGGACAGGCGCTGGTGGCGTTGCCCCTGCGCGGTTCGTTCCAGGAAGTGGCGGACCTGCTCCGGGAGTACGCGCTGAAGCAGGACGAGGGCGAGCTCGGCCGCGTGGTGGAAGAGTCCATCGCGGCGCGCCACACGATAGAGACGCTCTCCGAGGAGCTCGAGAGCGTGGGCCTCGACGACGTGGACGTCGAGATCCGGCAGACCGCGCTGGCCTTCGACAGCGGCCGCGCCTTCATCGAAGATCCGGTGAGCCGCTTGTTGGTGCTGCCGGAAGTGAAGAGCTACCTGCCGGGCCACGACCTGGAAAAGCCCCTGGAGTACATCCGGGACGCCATCGACAAGTACTGGTCCGAAGGCAAGTTCGAGCTGACCTTGAACGTCGGCTGCGCCAGCGCCCGCCGCCTG
- a CDS encoding four helix bundle protein — translation MLRIYSDMLDWLEDLVELIARIEKHDPDLARQLRRASRSVVLNTAEGMDARGRNKSAKYTIALCEMRESYAVLEVSVRLRYIPPLVAPLEDRSQKIIGTLYRLAHSRAQ, via the coding sequence ATGCTCAGGATCTACTCGGACATGCTCGATTGGCTCGAAGATCTCGTGGAGCTCATCGCTCGAATCGAGAAGCACGACCCGGACTTGGCTCGCCAGCTTCGACGGGCGTCGCGCTCGGTCGTGCTCAATACCGCCGAAGGCATGGATGCGCGCGGCCGCAACAAGAGCGCCAAGTACACCATTGCGCTCTGCGAAATGCGCGAGAGCTACGCTGTGCTCGAGGTCAGCGTTCGGCTTCGCTACATCCCGCCCCTGGTCGCGCCCCTCGAAGACCGCTCGCAGAAGATCATCGGCACCTTGTATCGCCTCGCGCATTCACGAGCGCAGTAG